In one Nitrospiria bacterium genomic region, the following are encoded:
- a CDS encoding prepilin-type N-terminal cleavage/methylation domain-containing protein, translating into MKLKVQNKFSGSESLLKNSFGFTLIEMMVVVVILGVSMIWIFEMVVNQQKGYLIQEEVSEAQQDIRVAMDMIAAEIRRAGADIPKGVIPLCPAAPACTNSNPDSISFSITNGFSTFLVPSGGLVVDGGATKVYVQSINGFIGGVVNILRPGSKELISSHTISAGGPLPGPPAEIPLDTPAPDSAVLRPGDMVVYPPFIVTYDLVGTSLRRNGVTLAENIQDLQFSYISSSGTETAVPPANSLDIRAVRITISSGTTKDVSQIGGAARTRQLSTIVKVRNLEL; encoded by the coding sequence ATGAAATTAAAGGTACAAAATAAATTCAGTGGATCCGAGTCCTTATTAAAAAATTCTTTTGGATTTACATTAATTGAAATGATGGTGGTGGTGGTTATATTGGGCGTGTCCATGATCTGGATTTTTGAAATGGTGGTCAATCAACAAAAGGGGTATTTAATTCAGGAGGAGGTATCCGAGGCGCAGCAGGATATCCGTGTGGCCATGGATATGATAGCAGCGGAAATTCGGAGGGCCGGTGCGGATATTCCCAAAGGTGTAATTCCGCTCTGCCCCGCCGCCCCCGCATGCACCAACAGTAATCCGGATTCTATTAGCTTCAGTATTACCAATGGGTTTTCCACTTTTCTGGTCCCCAGTGGGGGATTAGTGGTGGATGGGGGAGCCACCAAGGTTTATGTCCAATCGATTAATGGTTTTATCGGCGGGGTGGTTAATATTTTAAGGCCCGGTTCAAAAGAACTGATCAGTTCTCACACCATTAGCGCCGGTGGTCCACTGCCGGGTCCTCCAGCAGAAATTCCCTTGGATACCCCTGCCCCGGATAGTGCGGTTCTTCGGCCGGGTGATATGGTGGTCTACCCCCCGTTTATAGTGACCTATGACCTGGTGGGTACGTCTCTTCGTCGAAACGGGGTCACGCTGGCGGAGAATATTCAGGATTTGCAATTTAGTTACATTTCCAGCTCGGGGACGGAGACCGCCGTGCCTCCAGCCAATTCCTTGGACATCCGGGCAGTGCGGATCACCATTTCCTCTGGGACCACTAAGGATGTTTCACAGATCGGGGGGGCAGCGAGAACCAGGCAATTGTCCACCATCGTTAAAGTCAGAAATCTCGAATTATGA
- a CDS encoding PilX N-terminal domain-containing pilus assembly protein, whose translation MKSSIKKIKTETQIKTLLEPIQNDSGIAMILVLLVLVILTFMGLSGLLTSSDEIILSGNFKGGRQTFFASEGGINYVFQDSNYFNQTSYAGEGSSYPGGFPRAGIDLCSNDTDATGAVSFMASGPPPVGSGTSVKTHKADYYTITSTGRGFVRGTVCGTADGAQEQQSQVMGKILVKGSGT comes from the coding sequence ATGAAATCATCCATTAAAAAAATTAAGACAGAAACTCAGATAAAAACGCTTCTAGAGCCGATTCAGAACGATTCGGGAATTGCCATGATTTTGGTATTGTTGGTTCTGGTGATTCTAACTTTTATGGGTCTTTCAGGGCTTCTTACCTCCTCCGATGAAATCATTCTTTCGGGCAATTTTAAAGGAGGGCGCCAAACCTTCTTTGCATCCGAAGGAGGGATCAATTACGTATTCCAGGATAGTAATTACTTTAATCAAACCAGTTACGCTGGTGAGGGGTCCAGTTATCCAGGAGGCTTTCCAAGAGCCGGGATCGATCTGTGTTCCAATGATACCGATGCCACAGGAGCGGTTAGCTTTATGGCCAGTGGACCCCCCCCTGTGGGTTCCGGTACCAGTGTGAAAACGCATAAAGCCGATTATTACACGATTACTTCCACCGGAAGAGGTTTCGTTCGTGGAACCGTTTGCGGGACCGCGGACGGAGCTCAGGAACAGCAATCCCAGGTTATGGGAAAAATCTTAGTGAAAGGGTCGGGTACCTAA